Below is a genomic region from Micropterus dolomieu isolate WLL.071019.BEF.003 ecotype Adirondacks linkage group LG08, ASM2129224v1, whole genome shotgun sequence.
AAAGAAAGTTGTACTAGATATGAACGAAGAACAGCGATGGTGAAGAACCACAGGTGAGATTTCTTTTCATGGACTGAAAACTAGGTGGAATAAAGTTCTTTAAAGagctccagcacagagaaaggaacaaagaaacacaaacataaaaacatggcAGGTCTGGGGCATCTCCAGTCCTACAGCATGGCCTGATGAATAAAGATTAGAAGTTCTGGTGTGTTCTATGTGTTTTACATCAGACTGATGTTAAAATATTTCCAGCCAACAGCTCTTCCTGTCAGGAGGTCAGCTCCCTGACGCAGAGTGTCCGCAGTAGGAGTGTTTGCTCTTGGTAGAAACTTCCTGAATGGTCAACACCGAAGGAATTGTgaactaaaaacaaactgagcaGTTAAACTGATCTAACGTTAGCAGctcagctgtaaacacacccgCTGCTATCAAGGTTATTATTCtagattctctctgaccaatcagcagtctgcagtTTTTTCATGTCACCTTTTGGGATCGCCTCAGCTCACGTGGAACCTCGACGGACGTGATACCAAAAAAAAACTACCGGGTACCAATTTTCCCAATGGAAAACTCAAAAAGGCAAGTGGAGTCAAGCTGGTACCATACGGTGGAAAACTGGATTAACACAAGTTCAGATGCACTTTAATAATTCACTGACACTCTGCAGCTTGTTCTGTGCGCAGAGCAGCAGGTTAATCAGGATGATCTCGCTGGTGGCAGCGTGTACATCCGTCAGGACTCCTCACCTGactgtttgtctctctgcagtACCTGTCCTTCACCTGTGGCCTGGTGAGAGGAGCTCTGTCCAACCTGGGAGTGAAGAGTATTGTGACCGCTGAGGTGTCCATCATGCCAGCATGTAAGATGATGTCACTCCTCCGTTATCCAATCAGAGACATCTTCAGAGGGGTGATGTATATCCATGTTACGAACTGCACATCTGTTACAGCCCAGCTAGCCTGGCTGTAAATAAAATGAGGATTAAACAGATCTGTAAGGAGAAGCTAGTGTTACTGTAGAGCTGACAGGAAGTAAGCAGACGGCAGTTTgtaaaatggcaaaaactcaactattagatttttttcaagAACTTTCAACCAGCACATCTGTTGTCACCAGCAATTGGAGTGTTGGATTAGTTTTGTGAGGTGATCTGTGCTGTGAATAAAATAAGGTGTGCCCTGACATGCTTTCTTCTCTTTATGTCTCTTTAGGTAAATTCCAGGTCATGATCCAGAAAATGTGACTAGCCGAGGCCACGCCCACTCCGCTCTCTCCCTCACCTTGATACATCCTTGAGCTTTTGCCAAATAGTAAAATATTCGTGTCTCTATACTTTGGGGATTACGTTGATGATTTCCTGCAGTCGATATTATCATAAGTGCACAAACACTTTCCAACGCCATGGCGAGTATTCTTGAGAAGAGTGAGTGAATGTGTGACACAGGACTGTTTATGGAAGAGCTTTGGCGCCCTCTGTTAGCAAAAAGTTAAACTGCACTGTTAAAAAGATATTGGTAATTATCAGTAACTTTGACAGGATTTGTAAACAAAGCCCTGCTAGTGAATCTATGATCATTCCAAGCTTTCAGAAACTAGTTTCATGTTTCAGCAAATCatagaaaatgaaatgacacatgatagagatagatagatctatctatctagatcaactataaattaataaatagaaATGAGGAAATGGGGCCTGGAACACAAACTGCGTTTCTCTACAGTTGGATGTTGAACGGAAGCAGATGAGTAATTAACCTATGATCCCGGTGCTCCCCACAAGGTGACGACACTCACTGTAGCACTGATGATAGGCAGCAGTCTGTCCTAACTGTTCAGTACTGTTTATTAACCTTGTTTGAACCTTCACGTTGAATCCGTTGCAATAAATTCCAGTGTGAAATCAACTGCGGTGCCTCACTGTCAACAGTTCAGCCTAGATCGGGTTAATTTCTTGATTCCAGAAATCTGAAACCCACTTACATGCTATACAGAAAGAATTCCTGTGTGTGAcctgctgaaaacagctgattAAGCTCAGATAAAGCACCTGGCCGTTTACAGGAGTCACAGCGACTTCATCAGAGCTTTTTCACGGGAAGGTCTTCACAAAAGCAGTTTTTGATGGCGGATGGGTTAGAATTTAGACCCATATTAGTTTGACAGCATATGATCCAAACCCATGACCTGTCAGCCAATCACTGAAGACGAAGTGACCGAGTTCAGCAGGAAAGTTTCAGGTcgtaaaaaccaaaacaacgttaaagctgcagtgtgtagggccagaattttagtttaaaacatgaACTACTATTATCAACAGAAAGATATCTCTGTAGGCCTGCGACGCTCTGGCCCAATCTCAATGTCCCCCTAAACACTCACGACTTATTTGACGTCACCTGGTGAGTGATTGAGTTCGATGGGCTGCAAAGGCTCTAAATGCtaaacaggaacgggacagcactttgtgacaTTATCGGGTTTCCCGCGGCTCCTTATAAAGtctgaaaaggtcttaaaagtaAAATCACAGAAATTAAGATCTTAAATTGTCTTAAATTTACCATACTGTAGGTATTAAATTTGCAAATGGTGCGTTTAAGGCTAGTGGGAAAATGGATATTTTACGTTTGCATTAGCTGCAGACGTTGACGTCTGGCATCACGTCACATTTCATAGTCAGTTGTGGCTGCAAGATTGGGAGACGCAAGTTTAAAGTGGTTGAAGGAAGATCCGATCGATCTGTCTGGCTCAAACAACCTAACATCACATCCTCTAATTTGCGCAGGTCCAAAAATGATCAAGGCTATAGCCTAACcacaggttaaaataactttctaaAGTGTCTCTTTTCGCTGTGACTTGTTTTCCTCCATGGATTaggctcctctctctctctctctctctttttagcGGTGCGCCCATGTATTATTTCGGCCGGAAAGTGAAATCTAAGTTAGGGCCCGCATTGTTTTCTTGCTGCCCTTCTTTATAATGTGTAGgctattgttttctgtttatttagtAGTTTATATTAAGTTAATCCAAGGACTTTGGTTTAACACAGCAGTAGGTTACATGAGTTAAgcctgggcgatatggccaaaaatgttaataaaaacttCACTATAAAAGTCAATCATTAtttaatcattgtttttattactataagtttaaggctgatttttgcacctgagtgaaagttgaagaaaccagatggtaaattgtgcttttaaacattcaaaacaacaaataggctatgcaaaattaaaatgaagtaGCCTacaatcttttttcagtcccttttcctcaacaaaataaatatcttcatagaaaataaagtgctaatttgttgtgatccaaattaattaaatcaaataggCTATTTATTGAAAATTTGTTATCTTgtttgaggaaaattatattgtgataattatcattattgtctatgaagattctcagtcatccaacGAAGattaaaaatcaagggcaactggacttggttgaagatactggaagacgtttcgtccctcatccaaaggacttcttcagttctgaattatcattattgttttattgcccagccctagcaTGAGTTCATGTTCACAAACGGACACGATCAGTTCACCCAAAACATGACCATCGATGATTGGCACTGTTTGAGCACGTTGTATGGACGCCTATCCAGGCGCCTGTCTGTGCTGACTCTGTTATTTAAAGGAGAATGCTGCCGGTACATATTTCTGCCCAAGTAGTTGTTGTACGTGGATAAACAACGCATTTGCCTCCATGTAGTCATGTTGTGCCTGACCACCTCCAGAGGTGGTTTTGTTGATCAGATCACAATCTGTCCTCAGTGCATCCCGAGTCCATTTACACCTGTATTTTCATGTGATGTAGTGCTGAATATTGCGGAATATGCAAAGTCATTCACCTGTGGTAAAAATAATAGGCTACTGGCAAATATGGCATTGCCAAATGCCATCAAAGCAAAACCAAAAACATCACAGAGGGTGAAAGTGGATGTGCACTGACAGCATCATGGAGAGCTTCACAGGAGCTGCTGTCATGTGTTTGATAGACTGACAGACTGAGCTCAGTGTTCAGAACAGCTACTAACACATTTGCCTTCAGACGTGGTCACACGTGGTGCAGCCCAGTCTAAAGTAATTCTGCACTGGAGACCCAAATGACCTTTTAAAGCAGTACCTTTGCGTGGGCTCCCTGCTCTGATTAAAGGTACGCTTCCTGGTCATTCCTGAGCCCGGAGGAGGATTTTGGGGTTACTCCTGAGTGCTTTAACAGCATCAGGTAATGAGACCATCAGAGAAGTGTCTGTAAATATGATTGACTGAAATGGACTTTACCCAGCCGCTCCAGCATCTTCCCTCAGAAAGGCTTGAAGTCTTCGGGCAGAGCTGGGTGAGaacacacagcagctgttttgGCCTCCACCGGACGGTGCCCCTGCTGAGCCAATGCACTGACTCCATCAGAACCCCCAGAGCCTTCACCGAGTCCAGAGAGAACCACAAGTCTCCCTCCTACAAGGAACCACATGCTGTCAGCTGAGGAGCTCATGTAATATTACATAATGTTAGGATGGCAGATTACATGTGAGCAGTATCAAAAGAAAAGTTGGAGGATATTCGGAGGTTTCCAGGCTTCATGTGTTCATACCGTGAGTCTCAGCCCTGCTCTGCTCATAGCATTGCTTCACTGTATTTATGGGGGGGGTTGGCTTGTACAGACCAGAGGCCACCCCTGAAGGGTAgttaatgaatgaaaaacagCAGGAGCTCTTTATGATGCTATAATAGCTGCACTGTTGTTTGGAACTGTGGAAAATTATGggtattgttttgtatttatgttgCTGATAGAGTactttacacatacacacctgaTAAAGTGGCTTCAGATCAGGTCTGACAGGTTGTTATTTTCTCTGCATGGGAAAAGCTCTCCACAGCTGTCTGCTCAGCATTCACACTGTGTTCCTGTAAAACACATAATacttgttgtggtggcagcccggctgacggtgagtgtcctggtttttttctccttatcagttattctgctttttccttggttttctgttccctgcctgcctccctgtgttttctcccctgtgtgtgatctctctccctctgctcctgagcccagccaacgacacACATTTCCCCCGTGCTTTGTCTCTGTCatctctaaccctgtctctctgtttccctcccaggtacactcaccctcgtcctccgttcagtcggctgtgCTCATCCACCgcccctctcctcctcggacctcccccacggcgtcctccctgttctcccaccGCTCCTCGCTGCCTCGGCCCTAGTGTTCCCCAGCTCCCTGGCCCCCAggctccttggttccccgtgcctgtgtttccccgacatccacctctccctccactccagtccctctacccctttttccctcaataaacctccttccctcagagtgctgcgtttgggtcctctctgtccacacaccacacaaccTCATAACAATACTAAATAATTTCAGGTTTAGTTTCATTCACCTTCCTTTTACTGAAGAAGAGCATTAGCCCAGAacaatttgactctggattgtacaatgctcacgatgtgcttacttacacaataatacagtaataaaatcaaacacaggctacagtatagagaacacatatacacactataaacaaaacagacagattgagacaatagtgcaataagcagagtgcaaaggatgcaggagtaaattattattatcatgatGTACATGTTGGGGTAGATGagatacaggtgcacatacacgcatacatgtacacagtgtgatgagcagcactgttctcctaatctggaatttcttatcattaactgtaaaccgttttactccctGGTCGGtatctacatttattcatttagcggacgcttttatccaaagcgacttacaattgttatacaTCTcggaggttgcacgcctctggagcaactaggggttaagtgtcttgctcagggacacaatggtggatgtctcacagtgggaactgaacccaggtctctcacatcaaaggcaaccatcttatctatgcgccatcaccaccccattatATCTCGCCGCACGCCAACGTGCACGacgcacagcgcatgctggccgaccggatactgtgtgtggagcagacaaacccggactcccttgttattgttctcggtgaATTTAAcgggaaatctcagccaagaactccccaaatacagacagtttataaagtgtccaaccagagaggggaacactttggatcactgctacaccacagttagcagtgcctatcacgccgtcacacaTGCTCCACTGGGACAttctgatcacgtgatggtccatctgattcccgcttacaggcaaaaactaaagctctgtaaacctgtagtgaggacatcaaagaagtggactagtgaagctgttgaggacctccaggaatgtttggactgcactgactgggatgttttcaagaaggctaacaatctggatgagtttacagaggctgtgacgtcctacatcagcttNNNNNNNNNNNNNNNNNNNNNNNNNNNNNNNNNNNNNNNNNNNNNNNNNNNNNNNNNNNNNNNNNNNNNNNNNNNNNNNNNNNNNNNNNNNNNNNNNNNNAGCATCATCATACTGTTTCCTATTTTTGCAACAAACTCTTAACATTCCATTATATAATATCTTGGCCTGAAAATCCTTGCCTATCTGACTCTCCAAAGTATTAGTAACCTTTAATGGGATAATTGCCCTAAATCCTGCATCTCCTTGATTAGCTCCCTTGACTTTAAACAGCACAACTAACTCTTCAGAATTTCCAGTTCTCCTAACTTTACTTCCTTCATCTCCTGACATTTCAGGTCTTTCCCTCTATGCCTCCCTCTTAGAGCCCCCTTTTTCCTTAACCACCGTATGccacccaccaccaccttcATCCCTTCCACTCCCTGAAGCCATTGGCCTCCAATACCCCCTCCTTTCCAACAATActctaatattattattgcttATACTGctaataaaagaaaatgggaaaaaaacaaggaccTTACAGCAGAGAACACCAACTGATCTCCTCTCCTGTGTCGGCTTTGTGTATCTCCAAATCTTTTTCAAATGTATCAGACCAAAACTGATAAGTGTTGATTGTTTAGCTAACGTCAAGTCAGTCTACCACAACGCCAAGCTCTGTCGCAGACCATTCCCCCCCTTTTGGAGTTTCCTAAGCAACCGTGAGTGACATTACAGGCATTATTTGCAAGGCTTAAATGAGCTCCAACAGCGCGCCAACATATATGGTAACAGAGAACTGAGTAAAGAAAAATCCCGGgttttattatttggtttattGTTTTGAGTCACTAAGCCATTTTTATCAAAGGTAATGTAATAAAGATGAATTAATATTGCGATCAATCGCAGTGGTTTGATTAATGTTCATTCATGTTAAGGATAATGTGTTTAAGGTGTTGAAATAAGGGCTATCGTTGTTAAAGAGTGCATGGAAGTTCCAGCTCacagtaacaataataacataGCTATAAAATAAGCTAGCTCGGCCTCTTTGCAACCCAATCAGAGTCATATGCCTGAAGTGCATGTTGTTAAAGTACACATATTCCCACTTAAAAATTTCACGTAGCTTTCACCAATTCACCTCCCATGCAAAGGTAATCAGATGTGAAGATGTATGATATGGCAAACCTGAGACAAAAGTAGAGTTGAGTGAGGTGGGCTACATAAACTTGCAGCTGATTTTATAGCTAAACCCTTAACAGGTATCTTTAACCAGTAACTACTGTTTGTGCTCAAATTACTTATGCCCTAAGACTCACTGAAATGGGTTAGGGTTATTAAACAAGCTTTTATGTTCTTGGCCTCCGTCCAACCTGGACCCACTTGCAGTCAGTTATGCAGCTAGGTAAGCTGATCCCTATTAGAGCATTTAAAATTTAGTTAAGGGTTTGGAGGCTAATTCAGTTGGATTTTGTAAGTGCTCCCTTAGCTTGATGCGTTTCCTTGTATGGCCTCTGCGTGTATGTTGTTTTAAACAATGTACAGTAATACTTTAATAAAGGATGAACTACAATacctttggtgatcctctgacttttcatctagtgccatcatcaggtcaacatgttaGTGTGTCCAACACTCTGGTTGCATGTTAGCAAGTGTTAGTAGGCAACCTTTTAATTTATGATGAAAAGTGATTCCCTCTCTTTCGTCCTCTCCCTGCAGCAGCTTGTATCATGGTTTGAGTCTATGATGTCAGAGATAGACTTCCAACCTCTGTAGGGCGTCCCACGCTCCGTTAATCACCCCTTTTTATTCTGAGAGCACAGAGCTCATTAGCTCTATCTCTGGCGCTCACAGCTCAGTGTGAGTAATTATAGCACCTCTTTTTATGTGAGCCCAGGTTAGCTAATGTCCTGTGGTGGATGGTACTGAATTATGGTGTCCAGTTTGAGAGTCTAGACCtacattttttaacatgtgCTTCCTTAACTCTGAGCTATTTGACTGTGATGTAATGGGGTGACTGGACATGGAACCACTAGTTAGACAACAGAACAGCTTTGTTATGTACCACTTCAGGATAGGCAAGAGATGCATGATGGAGCATTTAGTAAACCTAATATTTCTCATGACCATCAAAGACTTGTTTTAAAAGTTAGGGAACAACAGCCTGTACAGCTGTGTCCATCTCATCCATGCAgcatttttcatatatatatatccatattGGTCACTGAACAgagatgatggtggtgattgAGATGTCTGGAACCAGTTTATACTGTTTCCTGATGTATGTTCATTTGATGTAGGTTAATCAATGATGGCCGCCACGTCGTTGGAACAGATGGCGTGCTTACCAGAGAGCTGGCTGGCCATCCTGCGCAGGGTGAGTGCAGGAGAGAGGCTGCCCAGGGTCCTGACTGAAGAGGGTGCTGGCCCCCCACCTGTCCCCAGCGGGTTCTTGATGGTGAAGTTGTCTGCGTACTTCTCCAGGGGGTCATCTAGAGAGTCCACCAGGCCATCCTCCCACAGCTTGTAAAGCATCAGCGTGGGGAAGATCTTAGAGACGCTCGCGATTCTGTAATCACAGTGATGAAAGTGCAAAATGATTATTcctaataaataaaagcatCCTGGTTTAACAATAAACAGCTTAACGACTgctacacacattcattcagtgAGTGAGTGGTTCAGCCTCATCGATCACAGGTCCTAACCCCTAATTCTGCCTCTAAGCCTCAGATCACATATCCTGTAGAAGAATTAGACTGCAGGTTACATCATGTTCAGGTGGAGTGGCTGAATAATAACTATTTGGCATTAGACACATCACTACTTCCCTTCTGTCATACCTCTGTCATATTTTATGTTAATCTCATCCACTGTGTGAGTGTAAATCTCACCTGTACACTGTGTACTCATCGGGTGCAGGTGAGGAGGGGTCGCTTGCGTTCTTCTTGCCAAAATTTCCATTCCACAGAACAGAGTCATTTAATATCACGATGGCTGATATCGCCGGCAGCTTGGTGGTGTGAACgctggacttcaggaggagatGTATCTGTTAGGAGAAACATCAGTAAGAAAAACGACAACTAAATCCAGAGCGTCTACGAGTTAGAAAAATAGGTTCACCTTTTCTAAGGCTACCTCCAGCGACGTGATGGGATGTTTGAGGGGCACGGGCTCAGGGAAGTGAGGGCACATCTCCTCTGCTGTTGCTTTGTTTACAACCAGTTCTGTGGAAAAAGGGAAATAGACCCTCCACGTATGAAACATGCAGACACGGCTGGCCATGGTAGGATGTACACTAAACTGACTGTGTACTGACTGTGTACCCAGAGATGCACAATCAGACTCCCAGGTGTGACTGTGGACAACTTTTATACTTTCATGTAGTAgcaaaaatgattaaatgtatcttaactaaactaaatgtaaaaactgCTTGTTGTCAAACCTACAGTCAGCTAAGAAGATCGATTTAAAAGACTTGTGTGCATCCAACAAAGAGAGACTAGTTCCAGGGtctgtttagcctagcttagcacagagacaggaagcatTGGGAACTGCTACTGTAGAAAACAAGAGATGTAGGAGAAGTTACAGGAACGTTAGTGGGATTAGTCAGGTCTGAGTTCTGTTGAACAAACTGAACAAAACTCTCTTTCTATCCAACAAAACATGACATGGAGGCCTACTGTAAATGTGCAGCTTTGGAGTTGGAGGTGGAGAGACACCTGTCACACACTTTGGACACCAAACCAAATTCATGCCCCCCATGTGTAGATcaaatttagtttagtttaacgTTTAATAATATTGGAGAAACTAGTTTCATTGAAATGACATTTGGATTAACATGAACTGCTGAACATGCTTCCCTCTATTTGGGATTTGATGTTTTCTTCCCATCAAACATCTGCCCTTCTTGTATTTGACGTGTTGCTGTTGTCTGAATAAATGTTCTTCTGTTTGAGAACAGTGACCATTTGGCAGTTTCACATATTGCTCCtctcacaatgtaaaaatatggaaAGCTTAAAATACAAGCAGACACACGACAAGTGAGAGCATTTGatctctgtctgtcagctcCAATACCTTTGGAATGAAAGGGATTTCTgatgaaaaataacattttcagtgcattacagtttttctcagttgctttggtgcatttctcaaatcatcctcaacatttgcaaaacagtatgtgcatttctcaaaacgggtagtacaaacagcacaacacagtggattacctgcaaaagcccttAACTGCCTAAAGATTCTTAGTCTATCTgtcaaaagtaaatatttagatcattgaacttgtcagtgccatcagaatgacaagtccttatgtcttgtttatgaacaagcaagtcaaaatgtttagccatcttgtcaatataacagtgtacccaaagtattttctgatgtacactttggctaagattttgatgacaatgattgaaacgcacaaggctgcactttgtTTGTATGCCGCATATCACTTTCAtcagtacaaagttatacattgcaggagagaggacaggaatcacagctaGGCTTTTACTGTTCGttctgtaatttgttgacagagcatgtcattgtaatacagaaaagaaagagacaggactgtTGTATGGGATACACTCCTTTGGCTTACGGTCCGGTCTGTTGTATCACagattctcttccacatcacaacagatatcttcatcaattcaggacacatttacaaaaaaattcaaatagaCATGTACAGaatgtctatctatatataataaaataaataatcccCCTGTCCCTCTTTgtggggtggtatgtgtcatcctcaagctcgggtcctctaccagaggcctgggagtttgagggttctgcgcagtatcttagctgttcctaggccTGCACTCTTccggacagagacctctgatgttttacctggaatctgctgtagccactctcccagtttgggggtcacagcccccagtgctccgattaccactggcaccactgttgcttttactctccacatcttttccagctcctctttcagcccttggtatttctcaagcttgtgtatatatatatatatgtatgtatgtatgtatgtatgtatatatattgtcAAATAAGTTGAGATCCCAACGCTCTTACTATCAGGTCGCAAAGAAGAAAACTGGAGCCTTTCTCCCTTTAGTaacaacagtgagtgagaaaagggaagtgcaacatacttccatctgcaaaacacagagcttaacaatgctataagcaatatattgaataataattaaaagaaagatatttgGTATTAAACATGATATGATGATTGAAAATCAGGATATCTCATTGATATTGAAGgttaataaattgaattgatcttccgattgtaaaatacataatatgGTTAAAGTACGGAGAATTAGGgtaaaggttaaataactgTGCAAAAGGTCACTAAGTTTGGGTGAAGACATCATGACTATGAGTCATTGGGAGAGAAGGGTCAGCAAGGGGAAATGAAATGGCCAAATAAGGACATCTCTGGCCCAactgaatttaaggatgaacaAGCTATGTNNNNNNNNNNNNNNNNNNNNNNNNNNNNNNNNNNNNNNNNNNNNNNNNNNNNNNNNNNNNNNNNNNNNNNNNNNNNNNNNNNNNNNNNNNNNNNNNNNNNCTATTCGTatcaggttttgaattttaacagttttattatttttactcaaTTTTAACCAATTTCAGTTGTATGCTTGCCCTTGCTAACTttatgcaataaaatatataatcactgcatttaaagaACGATAGTCGACATTGAAGTTATTTCCTCACTAAGGTAGTAATCAATtaggtaaagtgtgtttaacatctttgaggttcttataggttgctctagccactgaaattaacttatccttggggcctattttcctggccactaaATACCAACCTGGCAACCataccaagtgcactgatcaatgagaagagagctgtcGTTAACTGGCGTGGCTGGGGTGGTATCTGGCTCTagggctattcagtcaggtgcTATCTCAGAGTAAGCAGGGTAGGCGTTCGGAAGAAGACAGTTAGAAGCCAGGCGAATCTCTtcgacaccagcttaaacagtcctcagtCATACCTACTAGGGTAATACCCATAGGCCTAGAGGATCGGACCCTTTAAGACGGAGAGCTGGTCCAGTACCTCCTGAACAGGGGTGACTCGGGATCTAacaatatatatgtatgtgtgtgtgtgtgtgtgtgtgtgtgtgtgtgtatatatatatatatcccctAACCCTatataaccctaaccctgttGGACACAGTCAGTCACTGAACACAGAGCTGTCGCTGAGCCAAATCTAGATTTATGTTGCATACAAATCATGAGAATCTGAAGGTGGTGGCT
It encodes:
- the LOC123975022 gene encoding putative beta-lactamase-like 1, producing MKWSMLGTVVFFLLSVVMTFCFIWQYRLPKLKTELVVNKATAEEMCPHFPEPVPLKHPITSLEVALEKIHLLLKSSVHTTKLPAISAIVILNDSVLWNGNFGKKNASDPSSPAPDEYTVYRIASVSKIFPTLMLYKLWEDGLVDSLDDPLEKYADNFTIKNPLGTGGGPAPSSVRTLGSLSPALTLRRMASQLSGKHAICSNDVAAIID